The Myxococcales bacterium genome has a segment encoding these proteins:
- the accD gene encoding acetyl-CoA carboxylase, carboxyltransferase subunit beta, protein MDDDSKELGAEDEADALPPKRSVPAGVFTMCSECRETLLTDDLRRNLNVCPSCQHHMALPVADRIASLFDAGTWVEHDAGVESVDPLGFKDSKRYPERVRAAKRKAQVNDALVAGSGLIEGLAAEAGVFVFEFMGGSMGSVVGEKITRVYERALARRVPAFIFSASGGARMQEGVLSLMQMAKTSAAIARLREAAVPVFSVLLNPTTGGVAASFAMLGDFIVAEPKALIGFAGARVIQNTIRQSLPPGFQRSEFLLSHGFVDLIVHRHQMKSTLARLMRFLMPQLAGPVAAAS, encoded by the coding sequence ATGGACGATGACAGCAAAGAGCTGGGCGCCGAAGACGAGGCCGACGCGCTTCCCCCGAAGCGCAGCGTGCCCGCCGGCGTGTTCACGATGTGCAGCGAATGCCGCGAGACCCTGCTCACCGACGATCTTCGCCGCAATCTGAACGTGTGCCCGTCCTGTCAGCATCACATGGCTCTGCCGGTGGCCGACCGCATCGCCTCGCTCTTCGATGCCGGTACCTGGGTGGAACACGACGCGGGCGTGGAGAGCGTGGACCCCCTGGGGTTCAAGGACTCGAAGCGCTACCCCGAGCGGGTGCGGGCGGCCAAGCGCAAGGCGCAGGTGAACGACGCGTTGGTCGCGGGTTCGGGGCTCATCGAAGGGCTTGCCGCAGAGGCGGGCGTGTTCGTTTTCGAGTTCATGGGGGGCTCGATGGGGTCGGTGGTGGGGGAGAAGATCACGCGCGTTTACGAACGGGCACTCGCGCGGCGGGTTCCTGCGTTCATCTTTTCCGCTTCGGGCGGCGCCCGCATGCAGGAAGGCGTGTTGTCGCTCATGCAGATGGCCAAGACGTCGGCGGCGATTGCCAGGTTGCGGGAAGCGGCCGTGCCGGTGTTTTCAGTTTTGCTCAACCCGACCACGGGCGGCGTGGCAGCCAGCTTCGCCATGCTGGGGGATTTCATCGTGGCCGAGCCGAAGGCGCTCATCGGCTTTGCCGGGGCGCGCGTCATTCAGAACACGATTCGCCAGAGCTTGCCTCCGGGCTTCCAGCGTTCGGAGTTCCTCTTGTCCCACGGTTTCGTGGATCTCATCGTCCACCGCCACCAGATGAAATCGACGCTCGCGCGGCTCATGCGCTTCTTGATGCCGCAGCTCGCGGGGCCCGTGGCCGCGGCAAGTTGA
- a CDS encoding bifunctional folylpolyglutamate synthase/dihydrofolate synthase: MDAPALASGSYLAFLHKMDRLRGAGVLLGLDRVRAALGRLGHPERALTFVQVAGTNGKGSTAAMTEAVLRAAGVHTGLFTSPHLVRFTERIQVGGVEVDPACLEPALDRVLATGVPLTYFEAATLVAVLVMHEAGVEVGVMETGLGGRLDAVTALPAVAAAVTSVGPDHLEVLGPTLADVAREKAAVARSGRPLFVPTAVAASFKELRTVAEAAGARFVTVEPSPEQPALAGGHQRRNAAIAVALAEAGLWALGRTLPAKAVSQGLATVSWPGRLERRGQVLFDCAHNPEGAAALSLVLAGCPERPRVLVVSMVAGKDVAGVAAQLKDRFEAVVFTQCSSERALAVDALRAAFGPVPCSTDVAEPEAALNHALHLAGPTGLVVVAGSTFLVGPLRAHLRGEPVDPLPSADPPVRSP; this comes from the coding sequence ATGGACGCGCCCGCGCTGGCGTCCGGCTCCTACCTGGCCTTTCTGCACAAGATGGACCGGCTAAGGGGGGCCGGGGTCTTGCTGGGGCTCGATCGCGTGCGCGCGGCGTTGGGGCGGCTCGGCCACCCCGAGCGCGCGCTGACCTTCGTTCAGGTCGCCGGCACCAATGGCAAAGGTTCGACGGCGGCCATGACCGAAGCTGTGCTGCGTGCGGCCGGGGTGCACACGGGCCTGTTCACTTCGCCCCATCTCGTGCGCTTCACCGAACGCATCCAGGTGGGGGGCGTCGAGGTCGACCCTGCGTGCCTCGAGCCGGCCCTGGACCGGGTGTTGGCGACCGGCGTGCCGCTCACCTACTTCGAGGCGGCCACGCTCGTGGCGGTGCTGGTGATGCACGAGGCGGGGGTCGAGGTGGGGGTCATGGAGACGGGGCTCGGCGGGCGGCTCGACGCCGTGACGGCCCTGCCGGCCGTAGCGGCCGCGGTCACCAGCGTGGGCCCCGACCACCTGGAGGTGCTGGGGCCGACGTTGGCGGACGTGGCGCGCGAAAAGGCTGCCGTCGCTCGTTCAGGGCGGCCGCTTTTCGTCCCGACGGCCGTGGCGGCCTCGTTCAAGGAACTCCGGACGGTGGCTGAGGCGGCGGGGGCAAGGTTCGTCACCGTGGAGCCGTCGCCCGAGCAGCCCGCTCTCGCGGGTGGGCACCAACGCCGCAACGCCGCGATCGCCGTGGCGCTGGCCGAAGCCGGTCTTTGGGCCCTGGGGCGTACGCTGCCCGCAAAGGCGGTATCCCAAGGCCTGGCGACCGTGAGCTGGCCGGGCAGGCTGGAGCGTCGGGGGCAGGTGCTGTTCGACTGCGCCCACAACCCGGAAGGCGCGGCCGCCCTATCGCTCGTCCTGGCCGGCTGCCCCGAGCGGCCCCGGGTGTTGGTGGTTTCGATGGTGGCGGGCAAAGACGTGGCCGGGGTGGCTGCGCAGCTCAAAGATCGCTTCGAAGCGGTCGTGTTCACACAATGCAGCAGCGAGCGGGCTCTGGCCGTGGACGCGCTGCGAGCTGCCTTTGGCCCCGTGCCTTGCAGCACGGACGTGGCGGAGCCCGAGGCGGCACTCAATCACGCGCTGCACCTCGCGGGACCCACGGGGTTGGTGGTGGTCGCTGGTTCCACCTTTCTCGTGGGGCCGCTCCGCGCCCACCTGCGGGGCGAGCCGGTGGACCCTTTACCCAGTGCGGATCCCCCGGTCCGATCACCCTGA
- a CDS encoding acyl-CoA desaturase, which produces MEQVRPSRPRSRVPLSSFPFFAVHLAAIVGVFWLGFSWSGLALAGALYFPRMFFVTGVYHRYFSHKSYKTSRWFQAVLSFLGGFSAQKGALWWAARHRHHHKHSDTPEDLHSPRQQGFYHAHMGWILGDELTLQDLRKVPDLSKYPELVWLDRTYFIQPVLMGVGLYLLGGLHAFIWGFCVSTVLLWHGTFTINSLAHVIGKRRFETTDDSKNHWLLALITMGEGWHNNHHHYQSSERQGFYWWEIDMSHYVLKALSWVGLVWDLREPPKAVLDAGRRKVSVSAPAEAPVLARASLDAR; this is translated from the coding sequence ATGGAGCAAGTTCGACCCTCGCGCCCTCGCAGCCGCGTCCCTCTCAGCAGCTTCCCTTTCTTCGCGGTTCATCTTGCCGCGATCGTAGGGGTGTTTTGGCTCGGCTTTTCCTGGTCGGGGCTGGCGCTCGCCGGCGCGCTCTACTTTCCGCGGATGTTCTTCGTCACGGGCGTCTACCACCGGTACTTTTCGCACAAGTCCTACAAGACCTCGCGATGGTTTCAGGCCGTTCTTTCCTTCCTGGGAGGCTTTTCGGCCCAGAAGGGCGCCCTGTGGTGGGCGGCTCGGCATCGCCATCACCACAAGCACTCCGACACTCCCGAGGATTTGCACTCGCCTCGTCAGCAAGGCTTCTACCACGCTCACATGGGGTGGATTTTGGGAGACGAGCTCACCCTGCAGGACCTGCGCAAGGTGCCCGACCTGTCGAAGTACCCTGAGCTCGTGTGGCTGGATCGCACGTACTTCATTCAACCCGTGCTGATGGGCGTGGGGCTTTACCTCTTGGGGGGCCTCCATGCTTTCATCTGGGGCTTCTGTGTCTCGACCGTGCTCTTGTGGCACGGCACGTTCACGATCAACTCCCTGGCCCACGTCATCGGCAAGCGGCGCTTCGAGACCACGGACGACTCGAAGAACCACTGGCTTTTGGCCCTCATCACGATGGGTGAGGGCTGGCACAACAACCACCACCACTACCAAAGCTCCGAGCGTCAGGGCTTTTACTGGTGGGAGATCGACATGTCTCACTACGTCCTCAAGGCGTTGAGCTGGGTGGGTCTGGTGTGGGATCTACGTGAGCCTCCCAAGGCCGTGCTCGACGCGGGTCGGCGCAAGGTGTCCGTGAGTGCACCCGCCGAGGCCCCCGTGCTCGCGCGGGCGTCGCTCGACGCTCGCTGA
- a CDS encoding HAMP domain-containing histidine kinase, with the protein MRFRSPANILLRRAQIIMILAALVPTILMTATGIILLVMGQGSVAVVAGSLVLAFCTSSLTGFILGYVFVARGASLARVQTDFLSSVSHELRTPITSIRMFIETLRDGRVTDPGERQKCLNIVGRELERLDGLVSKLLELSRLESGRQAFERAPVTVDTLIQEALAGFEAVKLGTEVNLQVSVEQGLVVLGDRSSLGQVLVNLLVNAWKYTPADNKRISIRAFAQKKWVVLEVEDNGVGIPPDERKLIFETFERGRAAVVQGAQGSGLGLAIVRAVTRAHGGDVHLVSGTSGACFRVRLPRQAGKEA; encoded by the coding sequence GTGAGGTTTCGCAGCCCCGCCAACATTCTTCTGCGTCGCGCCCAGATCATCATGATCCTGGCGGCCCTGGTGCCCACCATCCTGATGACCGCCACGGGCATCATCTTGTTGGTCATGGGGCAGGGCTCGGTGGCGGTGGTGGCGGGCTCCTTGGTGTTGGCGTTCTGCACCTCGTCGCTCACCGGGTTCATCCTGGGGTACGTGTTCGTCGCCCGCGGGGCCTCTTTGGCGCGGGTGCAGACCGACTTTCTCTCGTCGGTGTCTCACGAGCTGCGCACCCCAATCACGTCCATTCGCATGTTCATCGAGACGCTGCGCGATGGCCGGGTGACCGATCCCGGCGAGCGGCAGAAGTGCTTGAACATCGTCGGTCGCGAACTCGAGCGCCTCGATGGCCTCGTCTCCAAGCTGCTCGAGCTTTCGCGGCTCGAGTCGGGGCGCCAGGCCTTCGAGCGGGCCCCCGTCACGGTAGACACCCTCATCCAGGAGGCCTTGGCCGGATTCGAGGCCGTGAAGCTGGGTACGGAGGTGAACCTGCAGGTCAGCGTCGAGCAGGGTCTGGTGGTTCTGGGCGATCGCAGCTCGCTCGGGCAGGTGCTCGTAAACCTGCTCGTGAACGCCTGGAAGTACACGCCGGCCGATAACAAACGCATTTCCATTCGCGCGTTCGCGCAAAAAAAGTGGGTCGTGCTCGAGGTGGAGGACAACGGGGTGGGCATTCCCCCCGACGAGCGGAAGCTCATCTTCGAGACCTTCGAGCGGGGCCGGGCCGCCGTGGTGCAGGGCGCCCAAGGCAGCGGCCTGGGCCTGGCGATCGTGAGGGCGGTGACCCGGGCTCACGGCGGGGACGTGCACCTGGTCAGTGGCACCAGCGGTGCATGTTTTCGCGTGCGATTGCCTCGACAGGCGGGCAAAGAAGCCTAA
- a CDS encoding response regulator transcription factor gives MTQGERQGQQVLIVEDDEAIATGLALNLTIEGYRPATVQDGAAALAHIKSEKPALVVLDISLPVKNGLEVLRELRTSGDQTAVVVLSARQDEFDKVAALRLGADDYVTKPFALAELLARIGAVLRRALPPGERDGGAPAPGHGFAFGAVAVDLDTRVVTRKGQVLAFTHLEFELLAYFLAHPAQVVSREHLLRDVWGQSHAGSPRTVDNFVKQLRDKLEDDPEAPRHFVTVRGSGYRFDP, from the coding sequence ATGACGCAAGGTGAACGACAGGGCCAACAGGTCCTCATCGTGGAAGACGACGAGGCCATCGCTACCGGATTGGCCTTGAATTTGACGATCGAGGGCTACCGCCCCGCTACCGTACAGGACGGCGCGGCAGCCCTGGCGCACATCAAATCCGAAAAGCCCGCCCTGGTCGTGCTCGACATCTCGCTGCCTGTGAAGAATGGGCTCGAGGTGCTCCGCGAGCTGCGGACGTCCGGTGACCAGACGGCCGTGGTGGTGCTTTCGGCCCGACAGGACGAGTTCGACAAGGTCGCCGCCTTGCGTTTGGGGGCGGATGACTACGTCACCAAGCCGTTTGCCTTGGCGGAGCTCCTGGCACGCATCGGGGCGGTCCTGCGGCGCGCTCTTCCCCCGGGCGAACGCGACGGCGGCGCGCCTGCCCCGGGCCATGGCTTTGCGTTCGGGGCCGTGGCGGTGGACCTGGACACCCGCGTCGTGACACGAAAAGGCCAGGTGTTGGCGTTCACGCACCTCGAGTTCGAGCTCTTGGCGTACTTTCTGGCGCACCCGGCTCAGGTTGTCTCCCGCGAGCACTTGCTGAGGGACGTATGGGGCCAAAGCCACGCGGGCTCTCCCCGGACGGTGGACAATTTCGTCAAGCAGCTACGGGACAAACTCGAGGACGATCCCGAGGCGCCCCGTCACTTCGTCACCGTAAGGGGCAGCGGTTACCGCTTCGATCCGTGA
- a CDS encoding DEAD/DEAH box helicase — MNDTTFESLSLHPLLATTLARRGYVNAMPVQAAVSDAAHAGRDLLVSSQTGSGKTLAFGLAMASELLAGASALAERGGVIPRALVVAPTRELAVQVANELGWLFAEAPLRLAAFTGGTPMGGDLRRLRMGVDLVVGTPGRLVDLQRRGALDLSRIATLVLDEADEMLDMGFKEDLEALLSAAPAERRTLLFSATLPRPIQQLASTYQRNAVRIDVRSPGASKAHADIDFRAHLVRGRDRFAAVVNMLLANPDAKSIVFCRTREGVGDLQHKLVEHGFAAVAMAGDRAQGERDRALAALRSGSARILVATNVAARGIDVPDVELVIHGDLPDGAESLTHRSGRTGRAGRKGTSVLLVDPVQRRRAERLLGELGVKVTWAKVTTETEARAAAEKRLGDALLASLRPETEGTEGEPLDESFARTPAFDLTPMLNRLTAEVSAQDLLALLLRRELARLPQALPLEAIEGEAPRGRALRPPMEAGEGRGPRPEAPTRRREPPREPLPRDKRPDPGPSPSVRPSWQEERVPVAPRAAGRAVIFRVNLGADTQAAPRTLLPLICRRGDVDRTLVGSIRVGPQSSTFEIAAEAAVSFARSAMQPDPREPHVRFEAARPPGEAAPVRPRRSQSDEAPRGGPSAAPSPRRPSREQGGQRPLRRAARPYAS; from the coding sequence TTGAACGATACTACATTCGAGTCGCTTTCGTTGCATCCGCTGCTGGCGACCACGCTCGCACGTCGCGGGTACGTCAATGCCATGCCCGTGCAGGCCGCGGTGTCCGACGCCGCGCATGCGGGCCGGGACCTCCTGGTCTCTTCACAGACGGGCTCGGGCAAGACGCTTGCCTTCGGCTTGGCCATGGCCTCCGAGTTGCTGGCGGGCGCCTCCGCCCTGGCCGAGCGCGGGGGCGTGATCCCGCGCGCTCTGGTGGTGGCACCCACCCGCGAGCTGGCCGTCCAGGTGGCCAACGAGCTCGGGTGGCTGTTTGCCGAAGCCCCGCTGCGGCTGGCTGCGTTCACGGGCGGCACACCCATGGGTGGCGATCTGCGCCGCCTGAGGATGGGGGTCGACCTGGTGGTGGGAACGCCGGGGCGGCTGGTGGATCTGCAGCGCCGCGGCGCCCTCGATCTGTCCCGGATCGCCACGCTGGTGCTCGACGAGGCGGACGAGATGCTCGACATGGGCTTCAAGGAAGACCTCGAGGCCTTGCTCTCTGCGGCGCCCGCCGAGCGGCGGACCTTGCTGTTTTCGGCCACGCTTCCGCGTCCCATCCAGCAGCTGGCCTCCACGTACCAGCGCAACGCCGTTCGCATCGACGTGCGAAGCCCTGGCGCCTCCAAAGCGCACGCGGACATCGACTTCCGGGCCCACCTGGTCAGGGGGCGGGACCGCTTCGCCGCCGTGGTGAACATGCTGCTCGCCAACCCGGACGCCAAGAGCATCGTGTTTTGCCGCACCCGCGAGGGTGTGGGCGACCTCCAGCACAAGTTGGTCGAGCACGGCTTCGCCGCCGTGGCAATGGCGGGCGACCGGGCACAGGGTGAACGAGATCGCGCCTTGGCGGCCTTGCGCTCGGGCAGCGCGCGCATTCTGGTGGCGACCAACGTGGCGGCCCGGGGCATCGACGTGCCCGACGTCGAGCTGGTCATTCACGGAGATCTGCCCGATGGGGCGGAGTCGCTCACCCACCGCAGCGGTCGAACGGGCCGCGCGGGCCGCAAAGGCACGAGCGTTCTGCTGGTGGATCCTGTGCAGCGCCGGCGTGCCGAGCGCTTGCTGGGCGAGCTCGGGGTGAAAGTGACCTGGGCCAAGGTCACCACGGAGACCGAGGCGCGGGCCGCGGCCGAGAAGCGGCTGGGTGACGCGCTCCTGGCGTCGCTCCGCCCCGAAACTGAAGGCACCGAGGGCGAGCCTTTGGACGAGAGCTTCGCCCGCACACCTGCCTTCGACCTTACACCGATGCTGAACCGCCTGACGGCGGAGGTGTCCGCGCAGGATCTGCTCGCGCTTTTGCTGCGCCGGGAGTTGGCGCGGCTCCCGCAAGCGCTGCCGCTCGAAGCCATCGAGGGGGAAGCGCCCCGCGGCCGGGCGCTACGGCCCCCCATGGAGGCGGGCGAGGGGCGAGGCCCTCGGCCCGAGGCGCCCACCCGGCGCCGGGAGCCCCCGCGTGAGCCGCTGCCGCGTGACAAGAGGCCGGACCCCGGCCCCTCCCCCTCCGTGCGGCCCTCATGGCAAGAAGAGCGCGTTCCGGTGGCGCCGCGCGCGGCGGGGCGGGCCGTGATTTTTCGCGTGAACCTTGGTGCCGATACCCAGGCGGCGCCCCGCACGCTCTTGCCGCTCATCTGTCGGCGGGGCGATGTGGACCGCACGCTCGTGGGCAGCATCCGGGTGGGTCCCCAATCGTCCACTTTCGAGATCGCGGCGGAAGCCGCAGTGTCGTTCGCCCGCTCGGCCATGCAGCCGGATCCGCGAGAGCCTCACGTTCGCTTCGAGGCCGCTAGGCCACCAGGCGAGGCGGCTCCCGTACGCCCGCGCCGTTCGCAGTCCGACGAGGCGCCCCGCGGTGGGCCGAGCGCCGCGCCTTCTCCGCGTCGCCCAAGCCGCGAGCAAGGGGGGCAGCGTCCCCTGCGCCGAGCGGCCCGTCCTTACGCGTCCTGA